Proteins from one Meriones unguiculatus strain TT.TT164.6M chromosome 10, Bangor_MerUng_6.1, whole genome shotgun sequence genomic window:
- the Hook2 gene encoding protein Hook homolog 2 isoform X1, whose protein sequence is MSVDKAELCGSLLTWLQTFQVPSPCASPQDLSSGLAIAHVLNQIDPSWFNDAWLQGITEDPSPSWRLKVRTLEKLLQSLMEYSKDVLGHPVSEQHLPDISLIGEVSDPAELGKLLQLVLGCAISCEKKQEYIQRIMTLEESVQQVVMEAIQELMTKDTSDSPSPETYGNFDTQSRRYYFLSEEVEEGDELQQRYLDLERQLVLLSEEKQSLAQENAALRERVGRSEVESAPGLTAKKLLLLQSQLEQLQEENFRLESSREDERLRCLELEREVTELQQRNQALTSLSQEAQALKDEMDELRQSSERARQLEATLSSCRRRLGELRELRRQVRQLEERNAGDAERTRQLEEELRRAGSLRAQLEAQRRQVQELQGQWQEEAMKAEKWLFECRNLEEKCDLVTKEKERLLAERDSLREANEELRCAQLQPRGLTQADLSLDPTPSGPENLAAEILPAELRETLLRLQLENKRLCQQEAADRERQEELQRHLEEANRARHGLETQHRLNQQQLSELRAQVEDLQKALQEQGAKTEDPTLLKRKLEDHLQKLHEADLELQRKREYIEELEPPADSNTARRIEELQDSLQKKDADLRAMEERYRRYVDKARTVIQTLEPKQRPPTGVPPEFQTLRTQLWERNMRIRQLEMDCEKSRSQREQEEKLLISAWYSMGMALEQRAGEEQAPAHAQSFLAQQRLATNARRGPLGRLASLSLRPTDKH, encoded by the exons TTGCAGACGTTCCAAGTTCCGTCCCCCTGTGCCAGCCCTCAGGACCTGAGCAGCGGACTCGCCATAGCCCATGTGCTGAATCAAAT AGACCCTTCCTGGTTCAACGACGCATGGCTCCAGGGCATCACAGAGGACCCGAGTCCCAGCTGGAGGTTGAAG GTCAGGACACTGGAGAAGCTCTTACAGAGCCTGATGGAGTACTCGAAGGAT GTCCTGGGGCACCCTGTGTCAGAACAGCACCTTCCAGACATCAGCCTCATCGGCGAGGTCTCAGATCCTGCAGAGCTCGGCAAACTGCTTCAGTTGGTACTGGGCTGTGCTATCAGTTGTGAGAAAAAACAGG AGTACATCCAAAGAATTATGACGCTGGAGGAGTCTGTTCAGCAGGTAGTGATGGAAGCCATCCAGGAG CTCATGACAAAAGACACTTCTGATTCCCCGTCACCGGAGACTTATGGGAACTTTGATACACAG TCCCGCAGGTACTATTTCCTGagtgaggaagtggaggagggcgACGAACTTCAGCAGCGCTACCTGGATCTGGAGCGGCAG CTTGTGCTCCTTTCAGAGGAGAAGCAGAGTCTGGCACAAGAGAATGCTGCCCTGCGGGAGAGGGTGGGCCGGTCGGAAGTGGAGAGCGCCCCAGGCCTCACCGCCAAGAAGCTGTTGCTTCTGCAGTCGCAGCTAGAACAGCTGCAGGAGGAGAATTTCAG GCTGGAGAGCAGCCGGGAAGATGAGCGGCTGCGCTGCTTGGAGCTGGAGCGGGAGGTCACGGAGCTGCAGCAGCGGAACCAAGCGCTGACCAGCCTATCCCAGGAGGCTCAAGCGCTGAAGGATGAGATGGACGAGCTGCG ACAGTCCTCTGAACGTGCAAGGCAGCTGGAGGCCACTCTGAGCAGCTGCCGCCGCCGCCTGGGCGAGCTCCGGGAGCTCCGGCGGCAGGTGCGGCAGCTGGAGGAGCGAAATGCGGGCGACGCCGAGCGCACGAGGCAGCTGGAAGAGGAGCTGCGCAGGGCGGGATCCCTGCGTGCCCAGCTCGAGGCTCAGCGCAGGCAG GTACAAGAGCTGCAGGGCCAGTGGCAGGAAGAGGCCATGAAGGCTGAGAAGTGGCTGTTTGAGTGCCGAAACCTAGAGGAGAAGTGTGACCTGGTGACGAAGGAGAAGGAG CGGCTGTTGGCGGAGAGGGACTCCCTGAGGGAAGCCAATGAAGAGCTCCGTTGCGCCCAGCTGCAGCCAAGGGGATTGACTCAAGCTG aCCTGTCGCTGGATCCTACCCCTTCTGGACCGGAAAACTTGGCAGCAGAGATCCTGCCTGCAGAGCTCAG AGAGACTCTCCTGCGGCTTCAGCTGGAGAACAAGCGTCTGTGCCAGCAGGAGGCCGCGGACCgggagagacaggaggagctGCAGCGCCACCTGGAGGAGGCCAACCGGGCACGGCATGGGTTGGAGACGCAGCACCG GCTGAACCAGCAGCAGCTGTCTGAGCTAAGGGCCCAGGTGGAAGATCTACAGAAGGCCTTGCAGGAGCAAGGGGCCAAAACTGAGGAT CCCACTCTGCTGAAGAGGAAGCTGGAGGATCATCT GCAGAAGCTGCATGAGGCTGATCTGGAGCTGCAGAGGAAACGAGAGTACATTGAGGAGCTGGAGCCTCCCGCTGACAGCAACA CAGCTCGACGGATTGAGGAGCTGCAGGACAGTCTGCAGAAGAAGGATGCAGACTTGCGGGCCATGGAGGAACGATACCGCCGCTATGTGGACAAGGCACGCACG GTCATTCAGACCCTGGAACCCAAGCAGCGGCCACCCACTGGAGTgcccccagaattccaaaccCTGAGGACACAGCTCTGGGAGAGGAACATGCGGATACGGCAGCTGGAG ATGGACTGTGAGAAGAGTCGGAGTCAGCGGGAGCAGGAGGAAAAGCTGCTCATCAGTGCCTGGTACAGCATG GGCATGGCCTTGGAGCAGCGAGCTGGGGAAGAGCAGGCTCCAGCCCATGCCCAGTCCTTCCTGGCACAGCAAAGACTGGCCACCAATGCTCGCCGAGGACCCCTGGGGCGCCTGGCTTCTCTGAGCCTTCGCCCCACTGACAAGCACTGA
- the Hook2 gene encoding protein Hook homolog 2 isoform X3: MRVSAHLVADVPSSVPLCQPSGPEQRTRHSPCAESNRPFLVQRRMAPGHHRGPESQLEVEGQDTGEALTEPDGVLEGCPGAPCVRTAPSRHQPHRRGLRSCRARQTASVEYIQRIMTLEESVQQVVMEAIQELMTKDTSDSPSPETYGNFDTQSRRYYFLSEEVEEGDELQQRYLDLERQLVLLSEEKQSLAQENAALRERVGRSEVESAPGLTAKKLLLLQSQLEQLQEENFRLESSREDERLRCLELEREVTELQQRNQALTSLSQEAQALKDEMDELRQSSERARQLEATLSSCRRRLGELRELRRQVRQLEERNAGDAERTRQLEEELRRAGSLRAQLEAQRRQVQELQGQWQEEAMKAEKWLFECRNLEEKCDLVTKEKERLLAERDSLREANEELRCAQLQPRGLTQADLSLDPTPSGPENLAAEILPAELRETLLRLQLENKRLCQQEAADRERQEELQRHLEEANRARHGLETQHRLNQQQLSELRAQVEDLQKALQEQGAKTEDPTLLKRKLEDHLQKLHEADLELQRKREYIEELEPPADSNTARRIEELQDSLQKKDADLRAMEERYRRYVDKARTVIQTLEPKQRPPTGVPPEFQTLRTQLWERNMRIRQLEMDCEKSRSQREQEEKLLISAWYSMGMALEQRAGEEQAPAHAQSFLAQQRLATNARRGPLGRLASLSLRPTDKH, encoded by the exons TTGCAGACGTTCCAAGTTCCGTCCCCCTGTGCCAGCCCTCAGGACCTGAGCAGCGGACTCGCCATAGCCCATGTGCTGAATCAAAT AGACCCTTCCTGGTTCAACGACGCATGGCTCCAGGGCATCACAGAGGACCCGAGTCCCAGCTGGAGGTTGAAG GTCAGGACACTGGAGAAGCTCTTACAGAGCCTGATGGAGTACTCGAAGGAT GTCCTGGGGCACCCTGTGTCAGAACAGCACCTTCCAGACATCAGCCTCATCGGCGAGGTCTCAGATCCTGCAGAGCTCGGCAAACTGCTTCAGTTG AGTACATCCAAAGAATTATGACGCTGGAGGAGTCTGTTCAGCAGGTAGTGATGGAAGCCATCCAGGAG CTCATGACAAAAGACACTTCTGATTCCCCGTCACCGGAGACTTATGGGAACTTTGATACACAG TCCCGCAGGTACTATTTCCTGagtgaggaagtggaggagggcgACGAACTTCAGCAGCGCTACCTGGATCTGGAGCGGCAG CTTGTGCTCCTTTCAGAGGAGAAGCAGAGTCTGGCACAAGAGAATGCTGCCCTGCGGGAGAGGGTGGGCCGGTCGGAAGTGGAGAGCGCCCCAGGCCTCACCGCCAAGAAGCTGTTGCTTCTGCAGTCGCAGCTAGAACAGCTGCAGGAGGAGAATTTCAG GCTGGAGAGCAGCCGGGAAGATGAGCGGCTGCGCTGCTTGGAGCTGGAGCGGGAGGTCACGGAGCTGCAGCAGCGGAACCAAGCGCTGACCAGCCTATCCCAGGAGGCTCAAGCGCTGAAGGATGAGATGGACGAGCTGCG ACAGTCCTCTGAACGTGCAAGGCAGCTGGAGGCCACTCTGAGCAGCTGCCGCCGCCGCCTGGGCGAGCTCCGGGAGCTCCGGCGGCAGGTGCGGCAGCTGGAGGAGCGAAATGCGGGCGACGCCGAGCGCACGAGGCAGCTGGAAGAGGAGCTGCGCAGGGCGGGATCCCTGCGTGCCCAGCTCGAGGCTCAGCGCAGGCAG GTACAAGAGCTGCAGGGCCAGTGGCAGGAAGAGGCCATGAAGGCTGAGAAGTGGCTGTTTGAGTGCCGAAACCTAGAGGAGAAGTGTGACCTGGTGACGAAGGAGAAGGAG CGGCTGTTGGCGGAGAGGGACTCCCTGAGGGAAGCCAATGAAGAGCTCCGTTGCGCCCAGCTGCAGCCAAGGGGATTGACTCAAGCTG aCCTGTCGCTGGATCCTACCCCTTCTGGACCGGAAAACTTGGCAGCAGAGATCCTGCCTGCAGAGCTCAG AGAGACTCTCCTGCGGCTTCAGCTGGAGAACAAGCGTCTGTGCCAGCAGGAGGCCGCGGACCgggagagacaggaggagctGCAGCGCCACCTGGAGGAGGCCAACCGGGCACGGCATGGGTTGGAGACGCAGCACCG GCTGAACCAGCAGCAGCTGTCTGAGCTAAGGGCCCAGGTGGAAGATCTACAGAAGGCCTTGCAGGAGCAAGGGGCCAAAACTGAGGAT CCCACTCTGCTGAAGAGGAAGCTGGAGGATCATCT GCAGAAGCTGCATGAGGCTGATCTGGAGCTGCAGAGGAAACGAGAGTACATTGAGGAGCTGGAGCCTCCCGCTGACAGCAACA CAGCTCGACGGATTGAGGAGCTGCAGGACAGTCTGCAGAAGAAGGATGCAGACTTGCGGGCCATGGAGGAACGATACCGCCGCTATGTGGACAAGGCACGCACG GTCATTCAGACCCTGGAACCCAAGCAGCGGCCACCCACTGGAGTgcccccagaattccaaaccCTGAGGACACAGCTCTGGGAGAGGAACATGCGGATACGGCAGCTGGAG ATGGACTGTGAGAAGAGTCGGAGTCAGCGGGAGCAGGAGGAAAAGCTGCTCATCAGTGCCTGGTACAGCATG GGCATGGCCTTGGAGCAGCGAGCTGGGGAAGAGCAGGCTCCAGCCCATGCCCAGTCCTTCCTGGCACAGCAAAGACTGGCCACCAATGCTCGCCGAGGACCCCTGGGGCGCCTGGCTTCTCTGAGCCTTCGCCCCACTGACAAGCACTGA
- the Hook2 gene encoding protein Hook homolog 2 isoform X4, which yields MRVSAHLVADVPSSVPLCQPSGPEQRTRHSPCAESNVRTLEKLLQSLMEYSKDVLGHPVSEQHLPDISLIGEVSDPAELGKLLQLVLGCAISCEKKQEYIQRIMTLEESVQQVVMEAIQELMTKDTSDSPSPETYGNFDTQSRRYYFLSEEVEEGDELQQRYLDLERQLVLLSEEKQSLAQENAALRERVGRSEVESAPGLTAKKLLLLQSQLEQLQEENFRLESSREDERLRCLELEREVTELQQRNQALTSLSQEAQALKDEMDELRQSSERARQLEATLSSCRRRLGELRELRRQVRQLEERNAGDAERTRQLEEELRRAGSLRAQLEAQRRQVQELQGQWQEEAMKAEKWLFECRNLEEKCDLVTKEKERLLAERDSLREANEELRCAQLQPRGLTQADLSLDPTPSGPENLAAEILPAELRETLLRLQLENKRLCQQEAADRERQEELQRHLEEANRARHGLETQHRLNQQQLSELRAQVEDLQKALQEQGAKTEDPTLLKRKLEDHLQKLHEADLELQRKREYIEELEPPADSNTARRIEELQDSLQKKDADLRAMEERYRRYVDKARTVIQTLEPKQRPPTGVPPEFQTLRTQLWERNMRIRQLEMDCEKSRSQREQEEKLLISAWYSMGMALEQRAGEEQAPAHAQSFLAQQRLATNARRGPLGRLASLSLRPTDKH from the exons TTGCAGACGTTCCAAGTTCCGTCCCCCTGTGCCAGCCCTCAGGACCTGAGCAGCGGACTCGCCATAGCCCATGTGCTGAATCAAAT GTCAGGACACTGGAGAAGCTCTTACAGAGCCTGATGGAGTACTCGAAGGAT GTCCTGGGGCACCCTGTGTCAGAACAGCACCTTCCAGACATCAGCCTCATCGGCGAGGTCTCAGATCCTGCAGAGCTCGGCAAACTGCTTCAGTTGGTACTGGGCTGTGCTATCAGTTGTGAGAAAAAACAGG AGTACATCCAAAGAATTATGACGCTGGAGGAGTCTGTTCAGCAGGTAGTGATGGAAGCCATCCAGGAG CTCATGACAAAAGACACTTCTGATTCCCCGTCACCGGAGACTTATGGGAACTTTGATACACAG TCCCGCAGGTACTATTTCCTGagtgaggaagtggaggagggcgACGAACTTCAGCAGCGCTACCTGGATCTGGAGCGGCAG CTTGTGCTCCTTTCAGAGGAGAAGCAGAGTCTGGCACAAGAGAATGCTGCCCTGCGGGAGAGGGTGGGCCGGTCGGAAGTGGAGAGCGCCCCAGGCCTCACCGCCAAGAAGCTGTTGCTTCTGCAGTCGCAGCTAGAACAGCTGCAGGAGGAGAATTTCAG GCTGGAGAGCAGCCGGGAAGATGAGCGGCTGCGCTGCTTGGAGCTGGAGCGGGAGGTCACGGAGCTGCAGCAGCGGAACCAAGCGCTGACCAGCCTATCCCAGGAGGCTCAAGCGCTGAAGGATGAGATGGACGAGCTGCG ACAGTCCTCTGAACGTGCAAGGCAGCTGGAGGCCACTCTGAGCAGCTGCCGCCGCCGCCTGGGCGAGCTCCGGGAGCTCCGGCGGCAGGTGCGGCAGCTGGAGGAGCGAAATGCGGGCGACGCCGAGCGCACGAGGCAGCTGGAAGAGGAGCTGCGCAGGGCGGGATCCCTGCGTGCCCAGCTCGAGGCTCAGCGCAGGCAG GTACAAGAGCTGCAGGGCCAGTGGCAGGAAGAGGCCATGAAGGCTGAGAAGTGGCTGTTTGAGTGCCGAAACCTAGAGGAGAAGTGTGACCTGGTGACGAAGGAGAAGGAG CGGCTGTTGGCGGAGAGGGACTCCCTGAGGGAAGCCAATGAAGAGCTCCGTTGCGCCCAGCTGCAGCCAAGGGGATTGACTCAAGCTG aCCTGTCGCTGGATCCTACCCCTTCTGGACCGGAAAACTTGGCAGCAGAGATCCTGCCTGCAGAGCTCAG AGAGACTCTCCTGCGGCTTCAGCTGGAGAACAAGCGTCTGTGCCAGCAGGAGGCCGCGGACCgggagagacaggaggagctGCAGCGCCACCTGGAGGAGGCCAACCGGGCACGGCATGGGTTGGAGACGCAGCACCG GCTGAACCAGCAGCAGCTGTCTGAGCTAAGGGCCCAGGTGGAAGATCTACAGAAGGCCTTGCAGGAGCAAGGGGCCAAAACTGAGGAT CCCACTCTGCTGAAGAGGAAGCTGGAGGATCATCT GCAGAAGCTGCATGAGGCTGATCTGGAGCTGCAGAGGAAACGAGAGTACATTGAGGAGCTGGAGCCTCCCGCTGACAGCAACA CAGCTCGACGGATTGAGGAGCTGCAGGACAGTCTGCAGAAGAAGGATGCAGACTTGCGGGCCATGGAGGAACGATACCGCCGCTATGTGGACAAGGCACGCACG GTCATTCAGACCCTGGAACCCAAGCAGCGGCCACCCACTGGAGTgcccccagaattccaaaccCTGAGGACACAGCTCTGGGAGAGGAACATGCGGATACGGCAGCTGGAG ATGGACTGTGAGAAGAGTCGGAGTCAGCGGGAGCAGGAGGAAAAGCTGCTCATCAGTGCCTGGTACAGCATG GGCATGGCCTTGGAGCAGCGAGCTGGGGAAGAGCAGGCTCCAGCCCATGCCCAGTCCTTCCTGGCACAGCAAAGACTGGCCACCAATGCTCGCCGAGGACCCCTGGGGCGCCTGGCTTCTCTGAGCCTTCGCCCCACTGACAAGCACTGA
- the Hook2 gene encoding protein Hook homolog 2 isoform X2 produces MSVDKAELCGSLLTWLQTFQVPSPCASPQDLSSGLAIAHVLNQIDPSWFNDAWLQGITEDPSPSWRLKVRTLEKLLQSLMEYSKDVLGHPVSEQHLPDISLIGEVSDPAELGKLLQLVLGCAISCEKKQEYIQRIMTLEESVQQVVMEAIQELMTKDTSDSPSPETYGNFDTQSRRYYFLSEEVEEGDELQQRYLDLERQLVLLSEEKQSLAQENAALRERVGRSEVESAPGLTAKKLLLLQSQLEQLQEENFRLESSREDERLRCLELEREVTELQQRNQALTSLSQEAQALKDEMDELRQSSERARQLEATLSSCRRRLGELRELRRQVRQLEERNAGDAERTRQLEEELRRAGSLRAQLEAQRRQVQELQGQWQEEAMKAEKWLFECRNLEEKCDLVTKEKERLLAERDSLREANEELRCAQLQPRGLTQADLSLDPTPSGPENLAAEILPAELRETLLRLQLENKRLCQQEAADRERQEELQRHLEEANRARHGLETQHRLNQQQLSELRAQVEDLQKALQEQGAKTEDPTLLKRKLEDHLQKLHEADLELQRKREYIEELEPPADSNTRRIEELQDSLQKKDADLRAMEERYRRYVDKARTVIQTLEPKQRPPTGVPPEFQTLRTQLWERNMRIRQLEMDCEKSRSQREQEEKLLISAWYSMGMALEQRAGEEQAPAHAQSFLAQQRLATNARRGPLGRLASLSLRPTDKH; encoded by the exons TTGCAGACGTTCCAAGTTCCGTCCCCCTGTGCCAGCCCTCAGGACCTGAGCAGCGGACTCGCCATAGCCCATGTGCTGAATCAAAT AGACCCTTCCTGGTTCAACGACGCATGGCTCCAGGGCATCACAGAGGACCCGAGTCCCAGCTGGAGGTTGAAG GTCAGGACACTGGAGAAGCTCTTACAGAGCCTGATGGAGTACTCGAAGGAT GTCCTGGGGCACCCTGTGTCAGAACAGCACCTTCCAGACATCAGCCTCATCGGCGAGGTCTCAGATCCTGCAGAGCTCGGCAAACTGCTTCAGTTGGTACTGGGCTGTGCTATCAGTTGTGAGAAAAAACAGG AGTACATCCAAAGAATTATGACGCTGGAGGAGTCTGTTCAGCAGGTAGTGATGGAAGCCATCCAGGAG CTCATGACAAAAGACACTTCTGATTCCCCGTCACCGGAGACTTATGGGAACTTTGATACACAG TCCCGCAGGTACTATTTCCTGagtgaggaagtggaggagggcgACGAACTTCAGCAGCGCTACCTGGATCTGGAGCGGCAG CTTGTGCTCCTTTCAGAGGAGAAGCAGAGTCTGGCACAAGAGAATGCTGCCCTGCGGGAGAGGGTGGGCCGGTCGGAAGTGGAGAGCGCCCCAGGCCTCACCGCCAAGAAGCTGTTGCTTCTGCAGTCGCAGCTAGAACAGCTGCAGGAGGAGAATTTCAG GCTGGAGAGCAGCCGGGAAGATGAGCGGCTGCGCTGCTTGGAGCTGGAGCGGGAGGTCACGGAGCTGCAGCAGCGGAACCAAGCGCTGACCAGCCTATCCCAGGAGGCTCAAGCGCTGAAGGATGAGATGGACGAGCTGCG ACAGTCCTCTGAACGTGCAAGGCAGCTGGAGGCCACTCTGAGCAGCTGCCGCCGCCGCCTGGGCGAGCTCCGGGAGCTCCGGCGGCAGGTGCGGCAGCTGGAGGAGCGAAATGCGGGCGACGCCGAGCGCACGAGGCAGCTGGAAGAGGAGCTGCGCAGGGCGGGATCCCTGCGTGCCCAGCTCGAGGCTCAGCGCAGGCAG GTACAAGAGCTGCAGGGCCAGTGGCAGGAAGAGGCCATGAAGGCTGAGAAGTGGCTGTTTGAGTGCCGAAACCTAGAGGAGAAGTGTGACCTGGTGACGAAGGAGAAGGAG CGGCTGTTGGCGGAGAGGGACTCCCTGAGGGAAGCCAATGAAGAGCTCCGTTGCGCCCAGCTGCAGCCAAGGGGATTGACTCAAGCTG aCCTGTCGCTGGATCCTACCCCTTCTGGACCGGAAAACTTGGCAGCAGAGATCCTGCCTGCAGAGCTCAG AGAGACTCTCCTGCGGCTTCAGCTGGAGAACAAGCGTCTGTGCCAGCAGGAGGCCGCGGACCgggagagacaggaggagctGCAGCGCCACCTGGAGGAGGCCAACCGGGCACGGCATGGGTTGGAGACGCAGCACCG GCTGAACCAGCAGCAGCTGTCTGAGCTAAGGGCCCAGGTGGAAGATCTACAGAAGGCCTTGCAGGAGCAAGGGGCCAAAACTGAGGAT CCCACTCTGCTGAAGAGGAAGCTGGAGGATCATCT GCAGAAGCTGCATGAGGCTGATCTGGAGCTGCAGAGGAAACGAGAGTACATTGAGGAGCTGGAGCCTCCCGCTGACAGCAACA CTCGACGGATTGAGGAGCTGCAGGACAGTCTGCAGAAGAAGGATGCAGACTTGCGGGCCATGGAGGAACGATACCGCCGCTATGTGGACAAGGCACGCACG GTCATTCAGACCCTGGAACCCAAGCAGCGGCCACCCACTGGAGTgcccccagaattccaaaccCTGAGGACACAGCTCTGGGAGAGGAACATGCGGATACGGCAGCTGGAG ATGGACTGTGAGAAGAGTCGGAGTCAGCGGGAGCAGGAGGAAAAGCTGCTCATCAGTGCCTGGTACAGCATG GGCATGGCCTTGGAGCAGCGAGCTGGGGAAGAGCAGGCTCCAGCCCATGCCCAGTCCTTCCTGGCACAGCAAAGACTGGCCACCAATGCTCGCCGAGGACCCCTGGGGCGCCTGGCTTCTCTGAGCCTTCGCCCCACTGACAAGCACTGA
- the Hook2 gene encoding protein Hook homolog 2 isoform X5 gives MRVSAHLVADVPSSVPLCQPSGPEQRTRHSPCAESNRPFLVQRRMAPGHHRGPESQLEVEGQDTGEALTEPDGVLEGCPGAPCVRTAPSRHQPHRRGLRSCRARQTASVEYIQRIMTLEESVQQVVMEAIQELMTKDTSDSPSPETYGNFDTQSRRYYFLSEEVEEGDELQQRYLDLERQLVLLSEEKQSLAQENAALRERVGRSEVESAPGLTAKKLLLLQSQLEQLQEENFRLESSREDERLRCLELEREVTELQQRNQALTSLSQEAQALKDEMDELRQSSERARQLEATLSSCRRRLGELRELRRQVRQLEERNAGDAERTRQLEEELRRAGSLRAQLEAQRRQVQELQGQWQEEAMKAEKWLFECRNLEEKCDLVTKEKERLLAERDSLREANEELRCAQLQPRGLTQADLSLDPTPSGPENLAAEILPAELRETLLRLQLENKRLCQQEAADRERQEELQRHLEEANRARHGLETQHRLNQQQLSELRAQVEDLQKALQEQGAKTEDPTLLKRKLEDHLQKLHEADLELQRKREYIEELEPPADSNTRRIEELQDSLQKKDADLRAMEERYRRYVDKARTVIQTLEPKQRPPTGVPPEFQTLRTQLWERNMRIRQLEMDCEKSRSQREQEEKLLISAWYSMGMALEQRAGEEQAPAHAQSFLAQQRLATNARRGPLGRLASLSLRPTDKH, from the exons TTGCAGACGTTCCAAGTTCCGTCCCCCTGTGCCAGCCCTCAGGACCTGAGCAGCGGACTCGCCATAGCCCATGTGCTGAATCAAAT AGACCCTTCCTGGTTCAACGACGCATGGCTCCAGGGCATCACAGAGGACCCGAGTCCCAGCTGGAGGTTGAAG GTCAGGACACTGGAGAAGCTCTTACAGAGCCTGATGGAGTACTCGAAGGAT GTCCTGGGGCACCCTGTGTCAGAACAGCACCTTCCAGACATCAGCCTCATCGGCGAGGTCTCAGATCCTGCAGAGCTCGGCAAACTGCTTCAGTTG AGTACATCCAAAGAATTATGACGCTGGAGGAGTCTGTTCAGCAGGTAGTGATGGAAGCCATCCAGGAG CTCATGACAAAAGACACTTCTGATTCCCCGTCACCGGAGACTTATGGGAACTTTGATACACAG TCCCGCAGGTACTATTTCCTGagtgaggaagtggaggagggcgACGAACTTCAGCAGCGCTACCTGGATCTGGAGCGGCAG CTTGTGCTCCTTTCAGAGGAGAAGCAGAGTCTGGCACAAGAGAATGCTGCCCTGCGGGAGAGGGTGGGCCGGTCGGAAGTGGAGAGCGCCCCAGGCCTCACCGCCAAGAAGCTGTTGCTTCTGCAGTCGCAGCTAGAACAGCTGCAGGAGGAGAATTTCAG GCTGGAGAGCAGCCGGGAAGATGAGCGGCTGCGCTGCTTGGAGCTGGAGCGGGAGGTCACGGAGCTGCAGCAGCGGAACCAAGCGCTGACCAGCCTATCCCAGGAGGCTCAAGCGCTGAAGGATGAGATGGACGAGCTGCG ACAGTCCTCTGAACGTGCAAGGCAGCTGGAGGCCACTCTGAGCAGCTGCCGCCGCCGCCTGGGCGAGCTCCGGGAGCTCCGGCGGCAGGTGCGGCAGCTGGAGGAGCGAAATGCGGGCGACGCCGAGCGCACGAGGCAGCTGGAAGAGGAGCTGCGCAGGGCGGGATCCCTGCGTGCCCAGCTCGAGGCTCAGCGCAGGCAG GTACAAGAGCTGCAGGGCCAGTGGCAGGAAGAGGCCATGAAGGCTGAGAAGTGGCTGTTTGAGTGCCGAAACCTAGAGGAGAAGTGTGACCTGGTGACGAAGGAGAAGGAG CGGCTGTTGGCGGAGAGGGACTCCCTGAGGGAAGCCAATGAAGAGCTCCGTTGCGCCCAGCTGCAGCCAAGGGGATTGACTCAAGCTG aCCTGTCGCTGGATCCTACCCCTTCTGGACCGGAAAACTTGGCAGCAGAGATCCTGCCTGCAGAGCTCAG AGAGACTCTCCTGCGGCTTCAGCTGGAGAACAAGCGTCTGTGCCAGCAGGAGGCCGCGGACCgggagagacaggaggagctGCAGCGCCACCTGGAGGAGGCCAACCGGGCACGGCATGGGTTGGAGACGCAGCACCG GCTGAACCAGCAGCAGCTGTCTGAGCTAAGGGCCCAGGTGGAAGATCTACAGAAGGCCTTGCAGGAGCAAGGGGCCAAAACTGAGGAT CCCACTCTGCTGAAGAGGAAGCTGGAGGATCATCT GCAGAAGCTGCATGAGGCTGATCTGGAGCTGCAGAGGAAACGAGAGTACATTGAGGAGCTGGAGCCTCCCGCTGACAGCAACA CTCGACGGATTGAGGAGCTGCAGGACAGTCTGCAGAAGAAGGATGCAGACTTGCGGGCCATGGAGGAACGATACCGCCGCTATGTGGACAAGGCACGCACG GTCATTCAGACCCTGGAACCCAAGCAGCGGCCACCCACTGGAGTgcccccagaattccaaaccCTGAGGACACAGCTCTGGGAGAGGAACATGCGGATACGGCAGCTGGAG ATGGACTGTGAGAAGAGTCGGAGTCAGCGGGAGCAGGAGGAAAAGCTGCTCATCAGTGCCTGGTACAGCATG GGCATGGCCTTGGAGCAGCGAGCTGGGGAAGAGCAGGCTCCAGCCCATGCCCAGTCCTTCCTGGCACAGCAAAGACTGGCCACCAATGCTCGCCGAGGACCCCTGGGGCGCCTGGCTTCTCTGAGCCTTCGCCCCACTGACAAGCACTGA